The following DNA comes from Capsicum annuum cultivar UCD-10X-F1 chromosome 7, UCD10Xv1.1, whole genome shotgun sequence.
AGTTGAGGTGAAACATAAGGGATGATTTTGATCAAATTCTCCAATTATAACAAAGGAGAAATGATGCTTTTAGTTCCTGATTTATCACATGATTCTAATTTCAGTTGATGTGATATCCGACCAAATACTTTTAACCTTCAATTAAGTAGCGCGTGCTTTTTTAATCATAGACTAATAGATCACATCAAATTAAACGAAATGGTAACTATTAATAAGACATTTTGGACATAGCATATACAAGTTTTCATTTATACGTTTGTTTGAACAATAAATAGTTAATTGAAGGTTAAAAGTGCTCTTACAATTAGTTGTCGTTCTATttaatttgatgatattttttagcCAGGAATCAAAACAGTGCATATATTTAATTGAAGGTTAAAAATACGTAATCAGATCTCACAAAGACAACAATTAAAATAATGTGATAATATAACTCATCAGAGACTAAAAACgtcatttcttctttcacaaacCTGAAATTTTACTATGCCAACAAATAGTTGTAACTTGGAAAGGTGCTTCCATAATGATTGCTTTTATGTCCGGATAATAAGTATAtggtaaaataataaaacaaagagTCAAAGCACAAAAGAGGGAAAAAACATGCACCAAAATTGTCCTAGCTTTACATACGTTAAGATGAAATCATGCTAGTCATACTAACACTCTTTTATCATTTTATGGGGTTTTCGTATGGTTAGTTACATAGGATAATATATTGAGTGTgttgctattttattttataagtagtagagtATTATTTCATGGGGTTTCCGTATTGTTACATACGATAATATGTTCAGTGTATTGCTATCTTATGAAAAGTAGAGTCCCATGAACTCCTAATAAGGGTTTGTTTGGTAGGGAGGAAAACATTCTCtcaaaaatcatggatttcaaccTTTTCATATTTAATTGgacaaaatatttacaaaaatatttatttaattaaaaaaataagtatcataaaaatgagaaaaaaaaaaaaaaaacgaaacgTCTATCTCATCTTGCATAGCACTAAATGAGCATAATGTAGTTGGAGATTATATCATTCCTTATAGATATTTCTGTGTGTAATGAAACTTTGAAGGGTAGTTTGACTCCATGCTTTTTTGCCCAAGATTTGAACTACCAACAACTGAGTTctaaattattattcttttttttttttgaactataTGAAGTGTGATTTTTAGATTGGATTGATTTTGATTATAATTTAGATATACAAGGTTCATTTAAGAGGGTAAAGTGGATTTATTCTTGGTTAATAAACCAACAAGTATAGGCTGAAGGATTGATACTATAATTAGGACAAACGTCTTTAAAGAGAAtttaaagaactttttttttttttagcatttttCTATTTATTCAAAGAATTCCTTTTTTTGACATTTGTTTTTGAGTGAGAAAGCTATGCTAGGTGATGGAACAAAgcttgaattagaaaaaaaaaaaaaaaaaattggcaatGGTAggcaaaaaataatatcaatatttttccACTAAAAAAACCTTAGATATTTACACCCTGCAAAACATTAGGTATTGAAAAATTACAAAGGAATATATTTTTGGCAAATCATTTTGCCAATAATATGTCATATATACCTATCATGGGGTAGGAAAAGACCATACTGAAAGTGACAGAGAATCTCAACACTTTCAAAACCTATATATATGATTAGTGTTGCTCAAAACTATGTCAAATTTCTATTagtttttcttactttattataTACATAGTAAAAGAGATGTAGTAAAATTGAAGAGGACAAGCACATATATACTCTTTGATGTTTGACAAGAGACCAACTCGAACGGTTAAAACTTACACACATTTGGTATATACATCAAGTCAATATGTGTATATTATGTGTTTGTGTTTGTGTTTGTATTTCAAGTTCATGTTACTTAATCATGACTAAttaacttatatttttcttaatttaattacttatcaatgataaaaatattaatttggtgtaTACACCTGGTACGCGGAAGCTtttattattcgatactctagcAAATTTCTATTTTTGTATGTATCTCATCTATTTTTATCGAGTACATACTAATCCAccaataaatttgaataaatataatttgtttagtcatttaatgtcgAGGATAGtattgaaaaaacataataaaatcctcttaatttcatcaaatgaacaattaaattaaaaaaagtatttttaaaaagaaaccaactaaaacaaaacggaggaagtatttcaaccaaaaaaaaagtagTTAGGAGCAAGTTTTTCCTTTGCGCGGGACTCGAGGAAGTCCCACCAAAAAGTGTATTATTCTCAGTTTTATCTTGCATTTTTATTGAACACTGATTTCAAAGCtcgaacccgtgacctcctaatCACTTACATATTTCCACATAATATGTTTCAAAttacaaactaaaaaatattttggtacattttacAGAACGCTTACAATTACAATCATGTCGCATCAGCTCTTTCGGTTACTATTACTTGTGTCGCCACTTATAGTGACAGCGAATTTGATACGAAAGATCAATTCTGTCAGCTAATTGTTAAGCTAAATTTTCTTATAAGCAAGAAGCTATTTATCGGAAGATTATTTATTTGCACAttttgtttattagtattttaagtaaaaattagagaaataaattaaaatggagagAATAGTTTGTTACTTTACTATTCATCCTGTCTATTAATCATTTTGACTGCACCCAAATAATTGAGAGCCCCAATTGACACTacaattttaattcatttttagcACTGTACCAACCAAAATCCATGGAAAGTAAATTTCAAAAGTGAAAAAACTATTGAAGAGGACAAACCTGAAACGTCTAACCTATAGAAATGTCCATTATAATTTGTAACATATATCTGTTCACCAGTTTAACTTTATTGTATTTTGACACACCCCTCCCCAAtctctatttatttaatttaaaaaattaagatataattgattattttatatctaattatttttgttattaaatattatttaattttaatatttaaataatttataattaacaTACATGATGtactacaaaaattatttttttaatgagcaTGTTATTCGATAAGGACTTATATCAAACATGGACAAGTAAAAATTTATACAAGTAGtaaaagattgatggagaaagaTTACGAACCGTAAATATAGAAACTATAGCTACATTTCATAATGATGCTCTAAATTACAATTATTtatgttttcacatttttaaaaGACTTAAGATCCAAAAGTTGCATGTATGTACAAAAAATATGGACTTTTTTTTTATCCCCTATATTACTAGTAATATatttgtagaaaaataaaaaaggagtaaaaatcaaaaaactaaaaacaaacaaaaccCTCACCGGTAACCACCCGGACCAATCAGCATAACTAGTCAAGTCATAAAGCAGCCGGAGCAGCAATACCCAAATGCTTCACCGTCACAGTCTCCGTCACCGGCGACAGAGGAAGTCTAGAAGAGAAGTTGGTGAAAGGAGCTTCATCTTCAAAATTCAACGAGTAACTCAACGGATCATAACGGAACTCAGTAGACGAATGGCGTTTGTGTCTATTACCGTTACCGTTAAGAAAACTGAAGATGCTCCGCCACTTGTAGGAGTTTTCATCGAAGGACGAAGGCGGTGGAAGCGGCGGAGGACGGTGGTGGTGGGGAAAGCAGCAGGAGAAACAGAGAGagcttttgaatttttgtttgagaGTAGTACTGGGGATGTTGAATTTGTGGTCATCCATTTTGGAGCGGATGGAGTGTGTCAAgtttttgtgagagtga
Coding sequences within:
- the LOC124885666 gene encoding uncharacterized protein LOC124885666, which encodes MDDHKFNIPSTTLKQKFKSSLCFSCCFPHHHRPPPLPPPSSFDENSYKWRSIFSFLNGNGNRHKRHSSTEFRYDPLSYSLNFEDEAPFTNFSSRLPLSPVTETVTVKHLGIAAPAAL